A window of the Marinilabiliales bacterium genome harbors these coding sequences:
- a CDS encoding DNA repair exonuclease yields the protein MSNQYSTKSTLKQLKFVHTADLHLDTPFKGLATWNPSLAERMRDATYRSLVSIINLCINEKVDFLLVAGDIFDSENASLAAQIKFLDELKRLTEQNIPVYFICGNHDHLGAWDSSFVLPEGVYRFGSSHVEKITFSRGGKPAADIYGISYGSSHIRESLVPLYKKTGGAAPVSIAMLHGMADVVGYDEKYAPFRLGELLETTFDYWALGHVHKHRVLSRDPLVVYPGNPQGRDFGETGSRGCYLVEMKEGGKPEARFVPVHHIRFEEVDIDLNGVDSLYDMNDLIGAELDKVFHLQEAGRFMVRIRLTGRTELHRRLMRSGETEQMAEELNSRYGEGEHFLFVDSIELLTSLPVDVEKLAGGKDFTGELVRTIRHYEADEARLEGLVEKIVNELPAARIFRETGELSMQDKRDALERAKWLLLERLAGGPDNEPPV from the coding sequence ATGAGCAACCAATATAGCACAAAATCAACATTGAAACAATTAAAATTCGTTCATACCGCCGACCTGCACCTTGATACCCCTTTCAAGGGCCTTGCCACGTGGAACCCCTCGCTGGCTGAAAGGATGAGGGATGCCACCTACCGCAGCCTTGTCAGTATAATTAACCTTTGCATCAACGAGAAGGTTGATTTCCTGCTTGTCGCCGGCGATATATTCGATAGCGAGAATGCCAGCCTTGCTGCACAGATAAAATTCCTGGATGAACTTAAGCGGTTAACGGAACAAAATATTCCCGTCTATTTCATTTGCGGCAATCACGACCACCTGGGTGCATGGGACAGCAGCTTTGTTCTGCCGGAAGGTGTTTACCGTTTCGGATCATCACACGTTGAAAAGATTACCTTCTCCAGGGGCGGTAAGCCGGCGGCCGACATTTACGGGATCAGCTACGGTTCAAGCCATATAAGGGAGAGCCTTGTACCCCTATACAAAAAAACAGGGGGTGCCGCACCTGTATCGATTGCTATGCTGCACGGAATGGCTGATGTTGTTGGATATGATGAGAAATATGCACCTTTCAGGCTTGGTGAGCTGCTGGAGACTACCTTTGATTACTGGGCACTGGGCCATGTCCACAAACACAGGGTTCTGAGCCGGGACCCGCTGGTAGTCTATCCCGGGAATCCGCAGGGAAGGGATTTTGGTGAAACAGGTTCCAGGGGTTGCTATCTCGTTGAGATGAAAGAAGGGGGTAAGCCTGAGGCCCGGTTTGTGCCCGTTCATCATATCAGGTTTGAGGAGGTTGATATAGACCTGAACGGAGTGGATAGTTTATATGATATGAATGACCTGATCGGCGCTGAGCTGGATAAGGTTTTTCATTTGCAGGAGGCGGGGCGCTTCATGGTCAGAATACGGCTTACCGGCCGTACTGAACTGCACCGGAGGCTGATGCGCAGCGGAGAAACTGAACAGATGGCCGAAGAGCTCAACAGCAGGTACGGCGAAGGCGAACATTTCCTGTTTGTTGACAGTATCGAGCTGTTGACTTCACTTCCTGTTGATGTTGAAAAACTTGCCGGGGGGAAAGATTTTACCGGCGAGCTGGTACGCACCATCAGGCATTACGAGGCTGATGAGGCAAGACTTGAAGGGCTGGTTGAGAAGATTGTCAATGAGCTGCCTGCTGCCCGCATATTCAGGGAGACAGGCGAACTGTCCATGCAGGATAAACGTGATGCGCTTGAAAGGGCAAAATGGTTATTGCTGGAAAGGCTTGCCGGTGGCCCGGACAATGAACCGCCGGTGTGA